A region from the Plutella xylostella chromosome 8, ilPluXylo3.1, whole genome shotgun sequence genome encodes:
- the LOC105388806 gene encoding uncharacterized protein LOC105388806 isoform X2 — MKNFFRTYSRSKFQRGSEKMQEWFKKLEEKGKNTGDNLILWMKEAKVVIDKASEDAARKIMKAEKDQKVTWERFSSAVQEAAERNRQTAQQYQKQLAESQFAGALKAGWQAFEEHMKKK; from the exons atgaaaaacttttttagaaCATACAGTAGATCCAAATTTCAAAGAGGATCAGAAAAAATGCAAGAATGGTTCAAAAAGCTCGAGGAGAAGGGAAAGAACACCGGAGACAACTTGATCCTTTGGATGAAGGAAGCCAAGGTAGTGATCGACAAGGCTTCCGAGGATGCTGCtcgtaaaattatgaaag CTGAGAAAGACCAGAAGGTGACATGGGAGCGGTTCAGCTCGGCCGTGCAAGAGGCTGCTGAGAGGAACCGGCAGACGGCGCAGCAGTACCAGAAGCAGCTGGCGGAGTCACAGTTCGCGGGCGCGCTGAAGGCCGGCTGGCAGGCGTTTGAAGAGCACATGAAGAAGAAGTGA
- the LOC105388808 gene encoding uncharacterized protein LOC105388808, with translation MENAYRKLSDRGKNNADSLIRWMKEAKIIKNKRAEKKCRRLLKDARNGRIELHQFNEILAQTAQEFQQDPELYRQRLLETSERFLNALRAGAAAFQVYQEEHSDEEEESERTQAKRES, from the exons ATGGAAAATGCCTACAGAAAGCTCTCAGACCGAGGAAAGAACAACGCAGACAGCCTCATCCGCTGGATGAAAGAAGCtaaaattatcaaaaacaAAAGAGCAGAGAAGAAATGCAGGAGACTGCTGAAAG ACGCAAGAAACGGCCGCATAGAGCTGCACCAATTCAACGAGATATTAGCACAAACGGCCCAGGAGTTCCAGCAGGACCCGGAGCTGTACCGGCAGCGGCTGCTGGAGACCAGCGAGCGGTTTCTGAACGCGCTGCGGGCCGGGGCTGCGGCCTTCCAGGTCTATCAGGAGGAGCATTCTGATGAGGAGGAAGAGAGCGAAAGGACGCAAGCTAAGAGAGAGAGTTAA